A genomic region of Dermacentor andersoni chromosome 9, qqDerAnde1_hic_scaffold, whole genome shotgun sequence contains the following coding sequences:
- the LOC140213303 gene encoding TNF receptor-associated factor 6-A-like — protein sequence MEATTYTLQGYDWPFVNEQPITFEQPLPSECVCANCEVVAADAVLLPCWHTLCGRCHKDACDGPSCEHRPRFGLCPIDGECFLAEDVFDVYFSLEYLMTLPVRCFHAGLGCPFNGVLGELQHHLLECIFGVGSIAGA from the coding sequence ATGGAAGCGACCACGTACACCCTTCAAGGATACGACTGGCCATTCGTGAACGAGCAACCCATCACCTTCGAGCAGCCGTTGCCCTCAGAGTGCGTCTGCGCGAACTGCGAGGTGGTGGCGGCCGACGCTGTGCTGCTTCCCTGCTGGCACACCTTGTGTGGTCGGTGCCACAAAGACGCTTGTGATGGCCCCAGCTGCGAACACAGGCCCCGTTTCGGCTTGTGTCCCATCGACGGTGAATGCTTCCTGGCGGAAGACGTCTTCGACGTGTACTTCTCTCTGGAGTATCTTATGACACTGCCGGTGCGCTGTTTCCATGCCGGTCTGGGCTGCCCGTTCAACGGAGtacttggagaacttcagcaTCACCTGCTGGAATGCATCTTCGGAGTTGGTAGCATCGCTGGCGCCTAG